A window from Streptomyces sp. NBC_00335 encodes these proteins:
- a CDS encoding cellulose binding domain-containing protein, with the protein MSTPTRAPRHTPSSTPLRKRRTALALAIALTAGLGSAALTALPANAAADSVKVQYRTSATGATADQAEPWFKVVNNGSGTVSLSQVSFRYYFKADSPSTQYRFACSWAVKGCANITGTFHTMATPTATADRYLEIAFTGGAGSLAPGADTGDMQLRFHRADWQTLRQSDDYSFDASRTAYGDWDKVTAKLGTGTVWGTAPGGNVPDPTPTPTDPTPTPTGPTPTPTDPGPAGATLFDDFTYTSSTDPAIGAHGWSVRSNAGGPGVPGATWAPENVTFAAEGGNTIMNLETSTAGTGESTKHTEILTKTMKFKNGTYAARVKFSDAPKYGPDGDHLVQTFFPINDLKAPLADDYSEYDFEYLPNGGWGEPANILYTTSWETYQADPWVAVNQHSEARTSYAGWHDLVLTIDNNAITYYVDGQVFGVHDAKYLPERGMSINFNQWLIDLNGQPGSTARAYDQKVDYVLHVKDQVLTPAQVAAKVGGYRTAGTAFVDTVPNG; encoded by the coding sequence ATGAGCACCCCGACCCGTGCCCCGCGCCACACCCCGAGCAGCACCCCCCTGCGCAAGCGCCGTACGGCCCTGGCCCTGGCCATCGCCCTGACCGCCGGTCTCGGCTCGGCCGCCCTGACGGCCCTGCCCGCCAACGCGGCGGCCGACTCCGTCAAGGTCCAGTACCGCACCAGCGCGACCGGGGCCACCGCCGACCAGGCGGAGCCCTGGTTCAAGGTGGTCAACAACGGCTCCGGCACCGTCTCCCTGAGCCAGGTCAGCTTCCGCTACTACTTCAAGGCGGACAGCCCCAGCACCCAGTACCGGTTCGCCTGTTCCTGGGCGGTCAAGGGCTGCGCCAACATCACCGGCACCTTCCACACCATGGCCACCCCGACGGCCACCGCCGACCGTTACCTGGAGATCGCCTTCACCGGCGGCGCCGGCAGCCTCGCCCCGGGCGCCGACACCGGCGACATGCAGCTGCGCTTCCACCGCGCCGACTGGCAGACGCTGCGCCAGTCCGACGACTACTCCTTCGACGCGTCCCGCACCGCGTACGGAGACTGGGACAAGGTGACCGCCAAGCTGGGCACCGGCACCGTCTGGGGCACCGCGCCCGGAGGCAACGTCCCCGACCCGACGCCGACTCCGACGGACCCGACCCCGACGCCGACGGGCCCCACGCCGACCCCGACCGACCCGGGACCGGCCGGAGCCACCCTCTTCGACGATTTCACGTACACCTCCTCCACCGACCCGGCGATAGGGGCCCACGGCTGGAGCGTGCGTTCCAACGCCGGCGGCCCCGGCGTCCCGGGCGCCACCTGGGCACCGGAGAACGTCACCTTCGCCGCCGAGGGCGGCAACACCATCATGAACCTGGAGACCTCGACGGCCGGCACCGGCGAGAGCACCAAGCACACCGAGATCCTCACCAAGACGATGAAGTTCAAGAACGGCACGTACGCGGCGCGGGTGAAGTTCTCCGACGCCCCGAAGTACGGCCCGGACGGGGACCACCTCGTGCAGACCTTCTTCCCCATCAACGACCTCAAGGCCCCGTTGGCCGACGACTACTCGGAGTACGACTTCGAGTACCTGCCCAACGGCGGCTGGGGCGAGCCCGCGAACATCCTCTACACCACGTCGTGGGAGACGTACCAGGCCGACCCGTGGGTGGCCGTCAACCAGCACTCCGAGGCCCGGACGAGCTACGCGGGCTGGCACGACCTGGTGCTCACCATCGACAACAACGCCATCACCTACTACGTCGACGGCCAGGTCTTCGGCGTCCACGACGCCAAGTACCTGCCCGAGCGGGGCATGTCGATCAACTTCAACCAGTGGCTGATCGACCTCAACGGACAGCCGGGATCCACCGCGCGCGCCTACGACCAGAAGGTGGACTACGTCCTGCACGTCAAGGACCAGGTCCTCACCCCGGCCCAGGTGGCCGCCAAGGTCGGCGGCTACCGGACCGCGGGAACGGCCTTCGTGGACACCGTCCCCAACGGCTGA
- a CDS encoding beta-N-acetylhexosaminidase: MTAAAAAASLRPDLGLVPRPDSVTALPGRFTLDRNTGLRAGPGAEAAAGLLRELLAPTTGLPLAPDPDGRITLLLTPGDTPAGEESLGPEGYALTVRPDSVLLRAARPEGLLHGVQTLRQLLPPEALAAEGAQPRTPAAGWSVPCVRITDRPRFAWRGALLDVARHFQPVAYVRRFVDLLALHKLNVLHLHLTDDQGWRMPVEAYPRLTATGGRRAQTEGDGIPHEGSYTRAELAGLVAYAARRGVSVVPEIEMPGHARAALAAYPELGNRPGVRLDTWTRWGVCENVFGVHDAVLDFCRGVLDEVADVFPGPYVHLGGDECPRVEWERSPAARARVAAEGLAGPGALHGWFLGEVAAHLARLGRRPLGWTGTGTELPASFTALAWLDAEHGRAAALRGHDVIMTPYRSTYLDYPQSADPGEPRGQDGGVLDLRGVYDNDPAPAHWEPEAARRVLGTQAQLWTEYARTPAELEYLAFPRLCALADTAWSAHRDWPDFLRRQGHHQTRLAALGVRGRSLPSPHPERNAA; the protein is encoded by the coding sequence GTGACCGCCGCTGCCGCCGCCGCTTCCCTCCGCCCCGACCTCGGGCTCGTCCCGCGCCCCGACTCGGTCACCGCCCTGCCGGGCCGCTTCACCCTGGACCGGAACACCGGACTGCGCGCCGGACCCGGCGCCGAGGCGGCGGCCGGCCTGCTGCGCGAACTGCTCGCCCCCACCACCGGGTTGCCGCTGGCCCCGGACCCCGACGGGCGGATCACCCTGCTCCTGACCCCCGGGGACACGCCCGCCGGGGAGGAGTCCCTCGGCCCCGAGGGGTACGCCCTCACCGTCCGCCCCGACTCCGTCCTGCTGCGCGCCGCCCGCCCCGAGGGGCTGCTCCACGGGGTGCAGACCCTGCGCCAGCTGCTGCCGCCCGAGGCGCTGGCCGCCGAGGGCGCGCAGCCCCGTACGCCCGCCGCCGGCTGGTCGGTGCCCTGTGTACGGATCACCGACCGGCCGCGGTTCGCCTGGCGCGGAGCCCTGCTGGACGTGGCCCGTCACTTCCAGCCCGTGGCCTACGTACGCCGCTTCGTGGACCTGCTCGCGCTGCACAAGCTCAACGTCCTGCACCTGCACCTCACCGACGATCAGGGCTGGCGGATGCCGGTCGAGGCCTACCCCCGGCTCACCGCGACCGGCGGCCGCCGCGCCCAGACCGAGGGCGACGGGATCCCGCACGAGGGCTCCTACACCCGCGCGGAACTGGCCGGGCTCGTCGCCTACGCGGCCCGGCGCGGGGTCAGCGTGGTACCCGAGATCGAGATGCCCGGCCACGCCCGCGCCGCCCTCGCCGCCTACCCCGAACTCGGCAACCGGCCCGGCGTCCGGCTGGACACGTGGACCCGCTGGGGGGTCTGCGAGAACGTCTTCGGGGTCCACGACGCCGTGCTCGACTTCTGCCGGGGCGTGCTGGACGAGGTCGCGGACGTGTTCCCCGGGCCCTACGTCCACCTCGGCGGTGACGAATGCCCCCGCGTGGAATGGGAACGCTCCCCGGCCGCCCGCGCCCGGGTCGCCGCCGAGGGCCTGGCCGGCCCCGGAGCGCTCCACGGCTGGTTCCTCGGCGAGGTCGCCGCGCACCTGGCCCGGCTCGGCCGCCGCCCGCTCGGCTGGACCGGGACCGGCACCGAACTGCCCGCCTCCTTCACGGCCCTGGCCTGGCTCGACGCGGAGCACGGACGGGCCGCCGCCCTGCGCGGCCACGACGTGATCATGACCCCCTACCGCTCCACCTACCTCGACTACCCGCAGTCCGCCGACCCCGGCGAACCGCGCGGCCAGGACGGCGGCGTGCTCGACCTGCGCGGCGTCTACGACAACGACCCCGCCCCCGCGCACTGGGAGCCCGAGGCCGCGCGCCGCGTCCTCGGCACCCAGGCGCAGCTGTGGACCGAGTACGCGCGCACCCCCGCCGAGCTCGAATACCTGGCCTTCCCCCGGCTGTGCGCCCTCGCCGACACCGCGTGGTCGGCGCACCGCGACTGGCCGGACTTCCTGCGCCGCCAAGGCCACCACCAGACCCGGCTCGCCGCCCTCGGCGTGCGCGGCCGATCCCTTCCCTCCCCCCACCCCGAGAGGAACGCAGCATGA
- a CDS encoding GntR family transcriptional regulator: MTKDATDSQGSVLKRERVREHLLGLIDIRRPGDAIPSERTLCATLEVSRPTLRAAVDELVATGLLVREHGRGMFVAPAKITQELAADEAAFAMRQASGHWSSRVLEHSTVQAGARIGRRLRISPGASLLYIARLRLVDGAPMAIEHLHIPADLVPALTPAELEAGDLYEHLRDHHGVYVHEAQQSIEPTVVNEGEAGLLDVPLLSPALLIERLTTDSTGRPVEYVHSVYRGDRYRIVSRLALGVSPGAGRPGGHHPGIPPGDLGRRAVITSTTTGDVHTST, encoded by the coding sequence ATGACGAAGGACGCAACCGACTCGCAAGGATCCGTACTCAAGCGCGAACGGGTCCGTGAGCACCTGCTGGGGCTCATCGACATCCGGCGGCCCGGCGACGCCATCCCCTCCGAACGCACCCTGTGCGCCACCCTGGAGGTCTCCCGCCCCACCCTGCGCGCGGCGGTGGACGAGCTCGTGGCCACGGGGCTGCTCGTGCGCGAGCACGGGCGCGGGATGTTCGTCGCCCCCGCCAAGATCACGCAGGAACTGGCCGCCGACGAGGCGGCCTTCGCGATGCGGCAGGCGTCCGGCCACTGGTCCAGCCGGGTCCTGGAGCACTCCACCGTCCAGGCGGGCGCCCGGATCGGCCGCCGGCTGCGCATCTCCCCCGGTGCGAGCCTGCTCTACATCGCCCGGCTGCGGCTGGTGGACGGCGCCCCGATGGCCATCGAGCACCTGCACATTCCGGCCGACCTGGTACCGGCCCTGACCCCGGCGGAGCTAGAGGCCGGGGACCTCTACGAGCACCTGCGCGACCACCACGGCGTGTACGTGCACGAGGCGCAGCAGTCCATCGAGCCGACGGTGGTGAACGAGGGGGAGGCGGGACTGCTGGACGTCCCGCTGCTCTCCCCCGCCCTGCTCATCGAGCGGCTGACCACCGACTCCACCGGCCGGCCCGTGGAGTACGTGCACTCCGTGTACCGCGGCGACCGCTACCGGATCGTCTCGCGCCTGGCCCTCGGGGTGTCCCCGGGAGCCGGCCGGCCGGGCGGCCACCACCCGGGGATCCCGCCGGGCGACCTCGGCCGCCGGGCGGTCATCACCTCCACCACCACCGGGGACGTCCACACCAGCACGTGA
- a CDS encoding M12 family metallo-peptidase, whose product MIISRLGLATGLLAALSATALGLPPALAAAPAHPAAEPPPPGHVLRSRTIDLDLADYRWLCTDQPFGTPRRHTFRPFSDTSIEVVESGVERDPAGGAVKWSGEVVKVDGHPVGPGVHRRVVLSTTGVCDPGAAPDAVGVDALFDLGERAYRIAQPRNEPGRLLITEEDPGLHVKPAQDDADPQYENPDPAVIAEARRQLMTRAASAGPVVIDMVVGYTPRAEWGMGGEEAMLARIAFAETSINHAFADSNIKASVDIVATYKANYYAPADQETAPVVHGLISNPREPRLGAPAAALREKYGADLVSLMIEVPNGTSSGQGNLPQPPSEKTDDQAYSVVDYRTVALWYNFGHEVGHNLGLWHDRATLDEQMGGEDYRPYLTTPYSTGYITPDRRHHTLMAYSSACGGPCTAVNQYSNTENTWDGQPLGDAYNNNAAVARITAPVIAGYRAPAQPRQRHALTLGEGLRPDTWGPYRPGTSIKVTATPPRGYRIAAWELDGQRYAITSAQVNVTMDKAHDLKAVFVRV is encoded by the coding sequence ATGATCATCTCTCGTCTCGGCCTGGCCACCGGCTTGCTCGCCGCCCTCTCCGCCACCGCCCTCGGCCTGCCGCCCGCCCTGGCCGCCGCGCCCGCGCACCCGGCGGCCGAGCCCCCGCCGCCAGGCCACGTGCTGCGCAGCCGCACCATCGACCTCGACCTGGCCGACTACCGCTGGCTGTGCACGGACCAGCCCTTCGGCACCCCGCGCCGACACACCTTCAGGCCGTTCTCCGACACCTCCATCGAGGTCGTGGAGTCCGGTGTCGAGCGCGACCCGGCGGGGGGAGCCGTCAAGTGGAGCGGTGAGGTCGTCAAGGTCGACGGGCACCCGGTCGGGCCCGGAGTGCACCGCCGGGTGGTGCTGTCGACCACCGGAGTCTGCGACCCCGGAGCCGCACCGGACGCCGTCGGCGTGGACGCCCTCTTCGACCTGGGCGAGCGGGCCTACCGCATCGCGCAGCCCCGCAACGAACCGGGCCGGCTGCTGATCACGGAGGAGGACCCCGGCCTCCACGTCAAGCCCGCGCAGGACGACGCGGACCCGCAGTACGAGAACCCCGACCCCGCGGTCATCGCGGAGGCCCGCAGGCAGCTGATGACCCGCGCCGCGTCCGCCGGGCCGGTCGTCATCGACATGGTGGTCGGCTACACCCCCCGCGCCGAGTGGGGCATGGGCGGAGAGGAGGCGATGCTCGCGCGGATCGCCTTCGCCGAGACGAGCATCAACCACGCCTTCGCCGACAGCAACATCAAGGCGAGCGTGGACATCGTGGCCACCTACAAGGCGAACTACTACGCGCCGGCGGACCAGGAGACCGCGCCGGTCGTCCACGGCCTGATCTCCAACCCGAGGGAGCCCCGGCTGGGCGCCCCGGCCGCCGCGCTGCGCGAGAAGTACGGCGCGGACCTGGTCTCCCTGATGATCGAGGTCCCGAACGGAACGAGCAGCGGACAGGGCAACCTCCCGCAGCCGCCGAGCGAGAAGACCGACGACCAGGCGTACTCGGTCGTCGACTACCGGACCGTGGCGCTCTGGTACAACTTCGGCCACGAGGTGGGCCACAACCTCGGGCTGTGGCACGACCGGGCCACCCTGGACGAGCAGATGGGCGGCGAGGACTACCGGCCCTACCTGACCACTCCCTACAGCACCGGCTACATCACGCCCGATCGCCGCCACCACACGCTGATGGCCTACTCCTCGGCCTGCGGCGGTCCCTGCACGGCCGTCAACCAGTACTCGAACACCGAGAACACCTGGGACGGCCAGCCGCTCGGCGACGCCTACAACAACAACGCGGCCGTCGCGCGGATCACCGCTCCGGTCATCGCCGGCTACCGCGCCCCCGCGCAGCCGCGCCAGCGCCACGCCCTGACCCTGGGCGAGGGACTGCGCCCCGACACCTGGGGCCCGTACCGGCCGGGGACCTCGATCAAGGTGACGGCCACCCCGCCGCGCGGGTACCGGATCGCCGCGTGGGAGCTCGACGGGCAGCGCTACGCGATCACCTCGGCCCAGGTCAACGTCACGATGGACAAGGCCCACGACCTCAAGGCGGTCTTCGTCCGCGTCTGA
- a CDS encoding GntR family transcriptional regulator, with translation MPSPSRGGGPAAMPKYQRIAAALRRELDLTALTPGARLPSERSLAARYEVNRQTIRAALQHLRQDGLVVTGRRGTRPAVPAGQPARAPAQAPVPVPVPDPAPDPTPVFAPAPAVPAAPPETTPAGVTDQAWLTLVTLAPALAEQLGMRGGEQTLVHHHRESGPTGQTRRHAVTYLCPRTVVRTPELARYRDRLVAGVRDEDLGPLHHWLEGAARAGRVAETITMTRTNSPQAAPPGGLSVRRTLHDAAGRLLAVTDLVFPTWDRLTFDRSPAAIGFRVT, from the coding sequence ATGCCCTCCCCTTCGCGGGGCGGCGGCCCGGCCGCCATGCCCAAGTACCAGCGGATCGCCGCAGCGTTGCGGCGCGAGCTCGACCTCACCGCACTCACCCCCGGCGCCCGGCTGCCCTCCGAGCGCAGCCTCGCCGCACGCTACGAGGTCAACCGGCAGACCATCCGGGCCGCCCTCCAGCACCTGAGGCAGGACGGCCTCGTCGTCACCGGCCGGCGCGGCACCCGCCCGGCGGTCCCGGCCGGCCAACCGGCCCGGGCTCCGGCCCAGGCTCCGGTCCCGGTCCCGGTCCCGGACCCGGCCCCGGACCCGACCCCGGTCTTCGCCCCCGCGCCGGCGGTCCCGGCGGCCCCGCCGGAGACGACGCCCGCCGGGGTCACCGACCAGGCGTGGCTCACCCTCGTCACCCTGGCTCCGGCGCTCGCCGAGCAGCTCGGCATGCGGGGCGGGGAGCAGACCCTGGTCCACCACCACCGCGAGAGCGGCCCGACGGGCCAGACCCGGCGGCACGCGGTGACGTACCTCTGTCCCCGCACCGTCGTCCGGACCCCCGAACTGGCCCGCTACCGGGACCGCTTGGTGGCGGGCGTCCGGGACGAGGACCTGGGGCCCCTGCACCACTGGCTGGAGGGGGCCGCGCGGGCCGGCCGGGTCGCCGAGACCATCACCATGACCCGGACCAACTCGCCGCAGGCCGCGCCCCCCGGCGGGCTCTCCGTACGCCGCACCCTGCACGACGCCGCCGGCCGGCTGCTCGCCGTCACCGATCTCGTCTTCCCCACCTGGGACCGGCTGACCTTCGACCGGTCGCCGGCCGCCATCGGCTTCCGCGTCACGTAG
- a CDS encoding IucA/IucC family protein, which translates to MESVDLNATDNAAADAYAAAPLLNCLLREAAEPVPLAGPGGSEGDGWCAYRLSGSGRSLRVRAGRRPERPELETGAGWHPLTHTELVKLVSDELRQYTGVSNDELPVEIADSRETIAALLAARAATPPPADPYVRSEQSLVMGHPHHPAPKARGGGPANGWLPYAPEAYARFPLAFLGVREDQVAEEGGPAAAAAVDSLAEALGGPRAPAGYRLLPAHPWQLDLVAGRPAVREALADGRLLSLGAGRVPVWPTASIRTLYVPGSGSGSGSGRGADAAGTAGAAAGDLFVKFSLDVRITNDVRRLWRHDLLKLRRTDAAVEAGFAELRRSGSSAAWLPDRGYRTASFAFEELAVLVRDGLAAHAEPGVTPLLAAALAEGYPGSPLAATADPAGWWRAYLRQVVPPVLHLFARHGVVLEAHLQNTLVAVDAQGVPAQALFRDAEGVKLLPDLDREAAWQRLVYCLVVNHLTEVAGALAQSHPEAAGDLWPAARAEFRRFGAAHDLPEIAALLAAPSLPAKTNLLLRWTRADGADSRYLPLPNPLRP; encoded by the coding sequence ATGGAATCCGTGGACCTCAACGCCACCGACAACGCCGCCGCCGACGCCTATGCGGCGGCCCCGCTCCTGAACTGCCTCCTGCGGGAGGCCGCAGAGCCGGTCCCGCTCGCCGGGCCGGGGGGTTCCGAGGGGGACGGCTGGTGCGCGTACCGGCTGTCGGGCAGCGGGCGGTCGCTGCGGGTGCGTGCGGGACGCAGGCCCGAGCGGCCCGAGCTGGAGACCGGGGCCGGCTGGCATCCGCTCACCCATACCGAGCTGGTCAAACTCGTCTCCGACGAACTGCGCCAGTACACCGGCGTGTCCAACGACGAGCTCCCGGTCGAGATCGCCGACAGCCGCGAGACCATCGCCGCGCTGCTGGCCGCCCGCGCGGCCACGCCGCCGCCGGCGGACCCGTACGTCCGGTCCGAACAGTCCCTGGTCATGGGACACCCCCATCACCCGGCCCCCAAGGCCCGGGGCGGCGGTCCGGCCAACGGCTGGCTGCCGTACGCCCCCGAGGCGTACGCCCGTTTCCCGCTGGCCTTCCTGGGCGTGCGCGAGGACCAGGTCGCCGAGGAGGGCGGACCGGCCGCGGCCGCCGCGGTCGACTCGCTCGCGGAGGCGCTGGGAGGGCCGCGCGCCCCGGCCGGCTACCGGCTGCTGCCCGCCCACCCCTGGCAGCTCGACCTGGTCGCGGGCCGGCCCGCGGTCCGCGAGGCCCTCGCGGACGGGAGACTGCTGTCGCTGGGCGCCGGGCGGGTGCCGGTCTGGCCGACCGCCTCGATCCGGACCCTGTACGTTCCCGGCAGCGGCAGCGGCAGCGGTAGTGGCCGTGGCGCAGACGCCGCGGGCACGGCGGGCGCCGCCGCCGGCGATCTGTTCGTGAAGTTCAGCCTCGACGTGCGGATCACCAACGACGTGCGCAGGCTGTGGCGGCACGACCTGCTGAAACTGCGCCGCACGGACGCGGCGGTCGAGGCGGGCTTCGCGGAACTGCGCCGGTCCGGGTCGAGTGCGGCCTGGCTGCCCGACCGGGGGTACCGGACGGCCTCCTTCGCCTTCGAGGAGCTCGCCGTACTGGTCCGCGACGGGCTGGCCGCGCACGCGGAGCCCGGCGTCACACCCCTGCTCGCGGCCGCGCTGGCGGAGGGGTATCCGGGCAGCCCGCTGGCGGCAACGGCCGACCCTGCCGGGTGGTGGCGGGCGTACCTGCGCCAGGTGGTGCCTCCCGTGCTGCACCTCTTCGCCCGGCACGGCGTGGTCCTGGAAGCGCACCTCCAGAACACCCTGGTCGCCGTCGACGCCCAGGGCGTGCCCGCGCAGGCCCTCTTCCGGGACGCCGAGGGCGTGAAGCTCCTCCCGGACCTGGACCGGGAGGCCGCCTGGCAGCGCCTCGTCTACTGCCTGGTGGTCAACCACCTGACCGAGGTCGCGGGCGCGCTCGCGCAGAGCCACCCGGAGGCGGCCGGGGACCTGTGGCCCGCCGCCCGCGCGGAGTTCCGGCGCTTCGGCGCCGCCCACGACCTTCCCGAGATCGCCGCCCTGCTGGCCGCCCCGAGTCTCCCGGCCAAGACCAACCTGCTGCTGCGCTGGACCCGCGCCGACGGCGCCGACTCCCGCTACCTGCCGCTTCCCAACCCGCTGCGGCCCTGA
- a CDS encoding IucA/IucC family siderophore biosynthesis protein, with the protein MHLPATAAEEAVAAELAALSETGPAGPGRPAGPGRLAGPGGPAGPHGPAGTYPGSLGSAYAAALPGARAAVLTRLWRAFAFEPLPWITRRERGSGSLALRLASGSRLEGPLPDPYATTFSAARASAPPVAELLLDGRPYRRAAALVAALGLPYGEEFAAELDESTASLALSRAGQPTGPDDAADLAAWEWEQRVVDGHPYHPNCRSRPGFTVAEQLAYGPEHRPVVTLGLAVVRAAECRVTGDWPDRWREAGRILVPVHPWQAEHVVKQGAAQESGHELRPGPAAHPLMALRTLSPADGGPHVKTALSTRLTSSVRDISVYSIETAAAVSGFAQSLSERLDGRLHITRTLGAVTAGTPDLAAVLREPPEAYADRGAGERVLPVAALALTPYVRSDTWRAGFARLALSVCLRVLDLGVALEAHGQNLLVVLSAEGAPLRLVYRDLADIRISPARLARHGLPAPPLSGRLITDDVTLLRRKLFGSLVAGALGSTAGSAAALAADLAAAAPGLPATADTRALLTGPLPTKALTLMRLSPGVPGDQWAELDNPLTGG; encoded by the coding sequence ATGCACCTCCCCGCCACCGCGGCCGAAGAGGCCGTCGCCGCCGAGCTCGCCGCGCTGTCCGAAACCGGTCCCGCGGGACCGGGCCGACCCGCGGGTCCGGGCAGACTCGCCGGACCGGGCGGACCCGCCGGACCGCATGGACCCGCCGGCACGTACCCCGGCAGCCTCGGGTCCGCCTACGCCGCCGCGCTCCCCGGCGCGCGGGCCGCCGTACTGACCCGGCTGTGGCGGGCGTTCGCCTTCGAGCCGCTGCCGTGGATCACCCGCCGGGAGCGGGGTTCCGGTTCGCTCGCGCTCCGGCTCGCCTCCGGCTCCCGGCTGGAGGGCCCCCTTCCCGACCCGTACGCGACGACCTTCTCCGCGGCCCGCGCCTCCGCGCCGCCCGTGGCCGAGCTGCTGCTCGACGGCCGCCCCTACCGGCGGGCCGCCGCGCTGGTGGCGGCGCTCGGGCTGCCGTACGGGGAGGAGTTCGCCGCCGAGCTCGACGAGAGCACGGCCTCCCTCGCCCTGTCCCGGGCCGGCCAGCCGACCGGCCCGGACGACGCCGCGGACCTCGCCGCCTGGGAGTGGGAGCAGCGGGTGGTGGACGGCCATCCGTACCACCCCAACTGCCGCTCCCGCCCCGGTTTCACGGTGGCCGAGCAGCTCGCCTACGGACCCGAGCACCGGCCGGTGGTCACCCTCGGGCTGGCCGTCGTACGGGCCGCGGAGTGCCGGGTGACCGGCGATTGGCCCGACCGGTGGCGGGAGGCCGGGCGGATCCTCGTACCGGTCCACCCCTGGCAGGCGGAGCACGTGGTCAAACAGGGGGCAGCTCAGGAAAGCGGGCACGAGCTGCGGCCCGGGCCCGCCGCGCACCCGCTGATGGCCCTGCGCACCCTCTCTCCCGCCGACGGCGGACCTCACGTCAAGACCGCGCTCAGCACCCGCCTCACCTCCTCCGTGCGGGACATCTCCGTCTACTCCATCGAGACGGCCGCCGCCGTATCCGGCTTCGCCCAGAGCCTGTCCGAGCGGCTCGACGGCCGCCTGCACATCACCCGCACCCTGGGCGCCGTCACCGCCGGCACCCCGGACCTGGCCGCCGTGCTCCGCGAGCCGCCCGAGGCGTACGCGGACCGGGGCGCGGGCGAGCGCGTCCTGCCCGTGGCCGCCCTGGCGCTGACCCCGTACGTGCGCTCCGACACCTGGCGGGCCGGTTTCGCCCGCCTCGCGCTGTCCGTCTGCCTGCGGGTCCTGGATCTCGGGGTGGCCCTGGAGGCCCACGGCCAGAACCTGCTGGTCGTGCTGTCCGCCGAGGGCGCCCCGCTGCGGCTCGTGTACCGCGACCTCGCCGACATCCGGATCAGCCCGGCCCGCCTCGCCCGCCACGGCCTGCCGGCGCCACCTCTGTCGGGCCGGCTGATCACCGATGACGTGACCCTGTTGCGCCGCAAGCTCTTCGGTTCGCTGGTGGCGGGGGCGCTCGGCTCCACGGCCGGTTCGGCCGCCGCGCTCGCCGCGGACCTGGCGGCGGCCGCGCCCGGCCTGCCCGCCACGGCCGACACCCGGGCGCTGCTGACCGGACCGCTGCCGACCAAGGCGCTGACCCTGATGCGGCTGAGCCCGGGGGTGCCTGGCGATCAGTGGGCCGAGCTGGACAATCCGCTGACCGGGGGCTGA